One stretch of Desulfovibrio sp. JC010 DNA includes these proteins:
- a CDS encoding Abi family protein has translation MLVYQDLYLNSADQIEHLKNLGLSINDRARAERYLNFISFHRLSQYFTPYQQSGKKEFLPGTSFDDVLKLYIFDRHLRQITMDGLERVEVAIRACIVHTMCEAFGSHWYMDRGVFKSSYDHARLIEDVKQATGFYDSRKRTKSCGHYFNTYSSPDLPPMWTVSECLSFGKWEYIYKGIADNSLRKKIAKQLNLSQHDLASWIKSLAYTRNCCAHYARLWNLKFTIKPAQIRRLRSVAGVTPGNGNTYYMQAIAIHDVLKSIVRHSHWADMLYQHIETCPLPIQEAGFPVDWHKESFWGL, from the coding sequence ATGCTTGTTTATCAAGACCTATACTTAAACAGTGCTGACCAGATTGAACATCTTAAAAATCTGGGTCTCTCCATTAATGACCGCGCCAGAGCGGAGCGGTATTTAAATTTCATTTCCTTCCATAGACTTTCACAATATTTTACACCCTACCAGCAGAGCGGCAAAAAGGAATTTTTGCCCGGTACGTCTTTTGATGATGTTCTCAAACTGTATATTTTTGATCGACATTTGCGACAGATAACAATGGACGGGCTTGAGCGGGTAGAGGTAGCGATCCGGGCCTGTATTGTGCACACCATGTGTGAGGCTTTCGGCTCTCACTGGTATATGGACAGGGGCGTCTTTAAATCCTCTTATGATCACGCTCGCCTTATAGAAGACGTTAAGCAGGCGACTGGATTTTATGATTCCAGAAAGCGTACAAAATCCTGCGGTCATTATTTCAATACATACAGCAGCCCTGATCTTCCGCCCATGTGGACGGTTTCCGAATGTCTTTCTTTTGGCAAATGGGAATACATTTATAAAGGAATTGCCGACAACTCGTTGCGCAAGAAAATAGCCAAGCAGTTGAATCTTAGCCAACACGACCTTGCTTCATGGATTAAGTCACTGGCTTACACCCGGAATTGCTGCGCTCATTATGCCAGACTCTGGAATTTGAAATTTACAATTAAACCGGCGCAGATCAGACGCTTGCGCAGTGTTGCCGGGGTGACTCCCGGAAACGGCAATACGTATTACATGCAGGCTATTGCTATTCATGATGTTTTGAAAAGTATTGTGCGGCATAGTCACTGGGCGGATATGCTTTATCAGCATATAGAGACATGTCCTTTGCCGATACAGGAAGCAGGGTTTCCCGTAGACTGGCACAAGGAATCTTTTTGGGGATTGTAA